AAATACCATTCCATTGCCTTTGCTAATAAATATCCAATACAAGTCAtactataagagtttgatacataaaCAAAATACAATTCCAGATTTTCCTTTACTATGGATCCCAATCTCTATTGTAGATTTCACATGACATTTTTTTTCGAAAGAAGACAATATTGTCATCGTGAACATAATTCATGTTTAGCCCGCACATGTCGAACTCGATATGCTTGATGGCAAATATTCCACAATCTCCGCTGCATAAAGCAATTACAATTATATAACTCGTTCAAAATTAATCAAATCACATACAAATGTTCGGATGAAGTACCTGGATTGGTCTTGAGGAATGTCACACAACCTTCGACATGTAAATGGCTCAGGAATTTTGTGAAGACGACCCATAAACTTACCACTTTGACGAAGCAAGTACGGTAGCATGCACCGGAAAGGCTCCAAGTGTTTGACCAATTTTTGATTAGGTGTGAGGTTTATATTACTATCGAACACTACAATCTCCCACTTCTCCAACTTGACAGCCAAAGATACCCAATGTTTTCCTTCGATATTTAGTGGTGTGTAAAGTGTGTGAACATTCTCCCAAGCCTTTCCTCTAAGTGGTTTCTCACCATTAACATACTTAATAAAAACATCATCAAATACAAAGTCCTTGTAATTTTTACCTAAATTGAACTTCTCCCAATGTCCGTAAAGCCACTGAGAAAATAATTCATCAATAATGGCGACATTCTGATCAAAGAGCTCATGATACTTTTGTGATCTTTTTCTCATGCCCCATAAAGCCTCATCTATATGTTGCATTAGTAATATCATTTTAAAGGGTAGCGTAAGAAAACTttcatttataatatttgaacaagtaaaattaaaatacaattatACTAACATCAGTAGACATCCATGTTGCTGGGGTAAATAACTGCTCGAAGTATTTCCTTTGGTAGCTGCCGGTTCCACAGTTAATTAACATGCTACACACATCAATTTTTAAATTGTGTTAGGCCTGTAAAGACAATCATAATGCAaggaaaaatattaaattaaagtaCCTTGTGTTGTTCTCATTGAACCACTTCATAAAAGCCTCTTCCTTGTGCTCGTCAATCTTGCGAAATGGATCAACTTTGAACCCTTcaccttttctaaattttctccTTTTTGTTGGGTCTGTATATGGTGTCATTAGGGCAGGAGCACATTTCCTTTTTCTCATTGGCCTAGGATGAGGAGATTTGACCTCAACTTCATTTTTGTTATTGCAAACAACATCATCACCATTAAAAGTAGGTGGAGTGACATAGCTATATGCATCTCCGCACTCACCACCATCAACTTTTATGCCATTATGTTTAGCCTCCAACTCAAACTCAGGCTGATTAGATTTACAACCAGAACTACGAACCATCATTGATAACACCAAGTCCAATTTGGAGTCCATTTCATCTTGTTGCTTCATCAACTCATCAAAACGAGTGTTCATTTTCTTCTCCAAATCAACCCATAACTTTATCACATTGCTCGAATTCTTATTTGGATTGACATTTGAAGCTGAAGGGCACATTTTTTTATCATCTGAAACATCAACCTTCTCTTCTTCCTTATTGTATTCACTCAAAACGGGACTGCAAACCTTAAGTTTTTTTAACAAAGGTATCAATCAAGTCATCGGCTTTATCATTCAATAACTCAAAATCCTTCATGTATGGTTGGCACTTCTCTAACTCAGAAGCATGGAGGATATGATGTACGTCAATCTTTCAAACAAACATATAACAGCTTAAATTTACCTTACCcatattaaaattaaattcacgcatcaccaaaatggtaattttgacttaCATTTCCATGAGTAAGCTTCAATGCCTGACCAATCTCTTTGTATTCGGACTCTTTTGCTTCCCAATGTAAACAACGAGGAGTCGCATTTCCTTCTTTTTGGTTTGCAAATAAATTTCCAAGTAAAAGTATTGCTTCATAAATCCAAACCTAAAAAACCAAAAATCAAAAGAGATAAATTAGACAAACTAAAGACAAGATACTGATGTTTATATTCattcaaatatattattaaaCAACTAACCTGAAAAATATAAGGAAAACCATATAATTTGTATGATTCTTTGATTTTTTTCCCACCAACCTTATTTTGGTACTTAACAGACTTTTTCTTCAAATTCGTCTTCAAACCATCTAATGTGAGATTATAGCATAACCTACCCCATGGATATTTGTTAAAGACATCAAAGTCCTCAACAATACCCATGTTTTCCTCCCCTATAGGTTGTGCAAGCTCATGTGCAAGCACTACTCCTTCCAAACAATAAAGCAAAGCAAGTCTCAAATGATCCCGATTTTTCTTTAtgtatttcttcttttttttcaactCCCCTACTAGAGTTTCTTCACTCATATCCACAAACATAGTTTCCAAATCTTTAAGAGTAATGTGTCCTATGTCCCTAAAATACTCTTTTCTAAGCCTATTACCCTTTCTTAGACTACTCAAGTTTGGGTCATTGGATTTTCCGCAATTAAAGCCACTAATCACTGCAAACTCGTGCATTGAAAACCTAACAGGCTGACTATCAATATAAAACCATAActcattttctttattagtttGTACCCAACTCTGTAAAAGAAAATGTATCAACTGCCCACTACTCTTCGCTAGATCGATTAGTTTAAGAAGATGACCAAAACAAGAAGCTGTGAATGCTTCCAAATCTTCATAACAAAGTAGTGATCGTATATTCCTCAACACTTGTATCCTATAGGCTACAAATACACGACTTGTAAAATGTTCATTCTCCATCAATATCGGTCTTAGTGATGGTATGTCTAAAGATTTCACCTGTAAAATTATAACATTATGAATcaattatattattattcttACTTATCCAACAATGATATcattctattatttatttatatacctTAGACAACAACGGTGATGGTTTCAATGAATATTTTTCATTTGTCTCTTCTCTTGCATGTATTGGAAGAGAAGATGATTTTTGTGGAGACTTTTTAATTGCTTCTTCTATTGCTTGAGTTGGAGGAGAGGCCGATGTCATTGGAGACTTTTCTGTTACTTCCTTATTGATTGTTTTTTAGGAGATGCCACTAATGAAGTGCTTGAACATCCAGACACCATTTTTCTTGTAATAATACTACCTGTAAAAATATTCAGCAAGACCTGAGACAAGTAATTTACAATTTAACAGTCCAAAACTAAATACCTATTACAAAGAATGAGACAAACAATTTACAACTAACCTGTCCAAAATTAAGTACCTATTACAAAAACTGAGTCAACCAATTTAACCCGTTCACAAACCATGCTCAAAAGCTtattgtgtaatgacccactaatctagactaattggaccattatcgaaactatacataaaaacttacattttacgaaaataccataatttattgagtaacttgaaaataagagttatttacaaaaaacgaatactaagaaggattttgggatcccattgtctttaaaacaaaataagatttaaaataaaagacattacataataatgcggaaaatacatgtaaaaccataaaaaaacataaaaggagactacatcctcgaatcgataacgctcggccccttgactccattcatcatcgatacacatcctcccaagcatcacgaatcttaccgcctctaagcttattttcctgcacataaacagaaaggagtgagcctaatgcccagcaaggaaaaacctaacacatagtcatatacacaatttcataagaaaacataaagacttaacataatacatataacatacacttattataatggccattattacttggggtcccatagactaaacaagcatatgcccatggggttaatggggtcctactagctaagtaggtcatatgcccataacccatttggggtcttgttagtcatatgggtcatatgcccaagcctacatacacatatacatatcataacacttttaataacataaacatatagataacataagcacataacatattaattctagcctattttccttaccaaagttaccgggataaaatggactgagttaggacttttggaacactcctaaaaccacaatgaacaagggtgagtctaaagaaaggagatgaaatgaaagagaataggaagactaaaccattaaacgaaaatatgcttaccaccacttaagtgcttaagaacttggattccctaaccaaaaataagaataaggttaggggactgagtagaaggttttgagaaaagaaataacatagaatacagaaaggactagagttttgggtttacctcaaagattgcaagatcaatctaacatccaccgaaatactatagcactcacttacttcccaagtgtttgataagcttatgatgtttaagcttatagtttttccccaaaccaagtgtttacactctctcactcacttaacactagcagcctctgaacttagagcaaatggtgaataatggctgggtactaggtcctatttatagagtttgggaatgaaaatatcttgattttacttgaataaaaataatggctttttaggtgaaaatcatttgaataatcgttcagcagaggctgaagactcgttcagaagatgctggactgttgaaggagtttgaatggctgaagggaaaagaattcaaatgtatttgaattcatgctggtggaggcgatatatcgccccctataggcgatatatcgcctggacctttgttcccgaggcgaccgtgcatcgattcgtgttttccgtatctacgtgctgcgacatatcgccccctatagctgcgatatatcggcatacgctgaatatttaaacacgaatttacacatttttagctgagtttgaatggagtaaacagccttgactaagccctcaacgtgctcaaagctgctgactgaccctatacattcaaacttttacccttatttaatttaatcctcaaaaatactaaatccttaattaccattcaaaacatgtgcttaaaatcctattggttgatgtctaaaccttataatataataatatattctttaatatcagacacattaatcaaaccttaggttatacttaatattcttaaactataggttaaacttagaaaatctataagtactactatgagtgtccaaataactcccggtctgaaccaaaaatccaaagtaacaatgataacactaaacatactataatactactaaacaattaactaagtaaagttcttggactctacatattgTCACTACCATATATTCCTAATGAAAAACATACAAACAAATACTCTATCCTAATAAATTTATTCATGCATTGTGCCTATTCTAGTAAATAACCCAATTGATTTGTTCAGAAATCACAATTCAATGCAAGAAACCAATCAATAACCcaataaatgatatatatatatatatatttgtaattttatgttttttattttttaaaatttgaatatataGAGATGATGGGTTTTGTCAATCTTGTCTTGTCGTGACCCAACTTTACAATAAGCAAGCACATTAAGTGTTGGGGACCAATTCAGGGTTAacctactactacttctaccctAGTTAGCTAGGcctattattctcaatattcacCTTCAATTATTACTCTATAATATGTCATTTTTAGACCtataccaaaatttaaaataacGTTCTATATTTGTTATCCTATGCAGATGGAGACCAAAtagtaaatataaataaaatttgagggccaaaattatgaaattttaaattttaggGGCTCAAAATGAAACTATGTTAATGGCTCTCGATAGGGTGGTGAAGGGAATAACGAGTCCAATCCATATTGCTTATGGAATCAGAAAAAAGCTGATGAGCAATCAAACTAATCTGCCATCAAGTGTTTGTTATTATTCTAATATATGCATACCATAAATTAACAGTAAAGGACAAGAAATCTAAAAATCAATGAGTTATGCATATAAGTCATAATCCTTCAAGGCCGCAGGAAATTTTTTTTCCTTAGTACTGGCTGTGTATCAAACCTGAAACTCAGGAACAGGTCACTTGAGTTCCTCACAAGTGTATATCCTCCAAATTGCAAAAGAGTAAGAATCTGCATCACAAGAATACAAATAAATGATAAACGAAGAGTACTTGGTAATACTCTATATAATCAGTAAAACAAAACATCAATTAAAAAACAAatacataaacacatatatatagagagagagagtaacagAGAGACgggagggagggagggagaaGAGTGactgaaggagaagaggaagggtGGCTTGCCGTGAGTGAGGAGAGGGATGGATGGGTTGCTCGGGTTCGGGAGCCGTGCGTGAAGGAGAAGACCTCCGTGAGTGGCGGGGCGCTGTGCGTCGCCGTGAGCCGTGCGTGAAGGAGAGTTTTAGGATTTAGGGATTTGTGGATTTTAGGGATTTTTGatgttttggatttttttttattttttttctgtcAAAGTAAATGAAATGGTAAATGGGTAAAATTATACCCACTCATTTAAAAAAGATGCCATTTACCTAAAATATTTTGAAAGTAggttattgtgcaaaatacactataaaaggggtctattttcaccaatttctctaataataatgattataattaatgaatttaGTTTAGAAGGAAAACTATTATAcccttttaaaatataatttaatgttGAAATATAATCtgagtaaaataaaattatgtgCAATAGACTACTAGAACTTCTTTCAATGCCCTACTAAATaagaaactaattttttttttaaaggagaAACTAGTGATGCACACTAGGCGGTGAATTGGTGGGGAGTGCTCCCCTCGTCTCCATCtccatttataattttaattctcGTCCCCGTTTATTCTCTGTCGGGGACGGGGTAGGGAATCCCCTATTGGGCGGGGAATCCCCACGgagaacccatttatttaaaaaattaatcttagattaaaattttaaaataaaaagagtaaattatatgtaaattaaaatattacacaatatttatgatttaaaatactGAACATGATCCcgaataaaatttaaaatattgaaaagGTTACTAATATACTTACAATAACACAtagagaaatatataaaatattagaaatatatataataatttaaacgGGACCCCGTTGGGGCAGGGAGTGTCATCCTCACCCCCGCTCCATTTAACATTTGAGGATTGAAAATTATCCTCGTCCCCGCCCCCTTCCCCATTTAGATGGGGATTCCCTGCCCCAATAGGGGTGGGTCCCCACGGGGCTCCGTTCCTatggggaaaatgtgcatccctaaGAGAAACTGAAAAGAATTAAAGAAATGACTTTACCTAAACACACTTTAATGTATTATAAATTAGCCCATTAAAAAATACCTTGCTCTATTGATACAAGATTACATCTTAAACATTTTAGAGAGGAATATAAGGGATGAGAACAAAAAAATACCTTGCTCTATTGATACTATTACCTTCTTCTATTActaatgttttaattttttttaataaataaaatgatggAGACTTCTAGGGTGCGATCCTAAAAAATGGCCACATGGGTACACCCTCTAAAATTTGAAAGTTAATTAGGTCTAATAATAGGTCACACTTTACACGATGAGGTGTAGCATAGACAATatttatcttcttttttttttaagaggGAAAGTCTTACATGATACAAATACCAAAAACATAGGACGAGGGAGCTAAGCAAgggaaatttgaatttttatgcTTCATGGGGTGGTGTAATTCAAAATAATGCTAGGCCTttttatcattacaaaataatgccaattcattttagcatacccaaaatacccctatcacAACTATctcctctcttccttcttcttttttcttcctCACTCTATTTCACTCACCTCACCTCAAACCGCCACTAAGAGCACCAGGGTAGAAGGAAGTCGAGCAACCCCTATGAAGGAACCCCCTACGAAAGCCATTTGTAGAGATCAAGACCAAAGTAAGGTttgagaaatcttggagaaaaatcttatgggtaagtaattttttcttaaatacttggattagtgttgtttcctttaaactttttgggcatttcgaatagatctgagcaatatttgcactttttttattttttttttctagttttttgtcgatctgcgttttctggaaattttctgggtttgagtTGTGCTCAATggttgctcgatgcctgctcgatgcaggctcgatggcacat
The genomic region above belongs to Humulus lupulus chromosome 1, drHumLupu1.1, whole genome shotgun sequence and contains:
- the LOC133781399 gene encoding uncharacterized protein LOC133781399, with amino-acid sequence MGKVCSPVLSEYNKEEEKVDVSDDKKMCPSASNVNPNKNSSNVIKLWVDLEKKMNTRFDELMKQQDEMDSKLDLVLSMMVRSSGCKSNQPEFELEAKHNGIKVDGGECGDAYSYVTPPTFNGDDVVCNNKNEVEVKSPHPRPMRKRKCAPALMTPYTDPTKRRKFRKGEGFKVDPFRKIDEHKEEAFMKWFNENNTSMLINCGTGSYQRKYFEQLFTPATWMSTDMRLYGA